The following DNA comes from Mucisphaera calidilacus.
GTCACCAGCTGCACGATTCGCCACGGCCCGTCCATGCACGCCGCAAGCGACGCTTCAAGCGTCGCGCCCTCGCGATGATCCAGCTCAATCATCGGCCGGTCATACACATCCTTGAAACCAGGCACCGCCGACACAATCACACGCTCGGGATCGCCACCACTCACGTAATCGAACAGCTGGTGCAGCTTCCGCTTCACGTCCTCAGCCCCCGCCGAATCCTCCCACGCGTCCGCGTGCACCCACGTAAACCCGCCGTCACCCTCCACGCCGCGCCACAGATGATGCAGCGCAAAAAACACGGGACGCACAGCCACCGAACCCAACGCCGCCTCCCACGCCGACGCATCCTTCACGTAGATCGGCCCGAAATTCAGCAGCAACGGTCGGCCGTCCACACGCTCGTAGTGCGCATGACGAAACCAGTGCAGGTCCAGCCAACGCACCATCGCCGTCAGGTGCTCCGCCACATCCCCCTCATCCAGCCGCTCCTGCTCGACCAACGACTGCACCGTCCGGTCCTCGAAACAGACCGCGAACGTCATACCCACCCGAGCCGCTACCGTGAACAACGCCTGCGACCCGACGTGATTATCCGGGTAGTCATACAGATCCGAGATCCCGTACCAGTCCACAATCACGCCATCCACACCCGCCAGCTTCATCTGCAGCAACTGGCACTCGATCACGTCCGGGTCCGCCGAGTCATACGTCCCGATCAACGGGTAATAATGCGACCAGACGTCGCGCCGCCCCGACGCATCCACATCCTCCGGGTCGTGCCTCCCCCATCCCGTCCAGTGCCCGCCCCACGCCTCACGCACCTCAGGCGTCGTGTACCACGGCATGTAATGCATCAGCAGACGCTTACCCGGAGTTGACTCACGATCAGCCTGTGCCCAGACAACGCCGCCGCACACCACATTCACGAGCAGCACCAGCGTCAGGATCCGTAAACGCATCAGGCCAGTCCCTGTCCATGCAGCCGGGGCAGAAATCACCCCCGAAGGCGGGGGTGAAATAACACAACAACATTCAATACTCAAGGTCAAGCAGCTTGTAGAAAGCCTCTTGTGTCAGGTTCATGCTGTTCCACGACGACATGCGGATCGACGACCCCTCCGCCGGGTCGTGAGGCGACTCAATACCCGTCTGCACGTTCCCGACCGGGCTGTCATGCCCCCGCGAATAAACCAGGTCCTTCGTGTTCCTGATGGTATGCACCACCGTGTTGTCAACCACCACCGAACTGTTCACGCTCGTATGCCCGTCGTTCCATGCCATCCCGAACTCAATCTGACCCGGCTCGTTCGAATACATGCCGATGTAATTGTCCGGGTCATACTCGTCATTGCCAATCAGTTTATACAGCCGGTCCGCGATCACAGGCGTCTGACCGTTGATCGTGCCACGCCACGCCGGCACCGCCGCCGGCAGATAGTTCTGCTCGTACCGCGGATGGTTGGGGTGACCCAACTCGTTGAGGGCGTACGAGAAATTCTTCTCGTCGAAATACTCATCCACATCACCCCCGCCGTAGGCATACTTTTCCGAAGGATCAGACGGGTGCAGCAGATACTCACTGGTGACGTACCCGCTGGCAACCGTCTCAGCCAGACGATGCGCAATCGACGTGCCCCAGTAGGTGTCGCCGATCGCACGCAGCGTCACATCGCCGACACGCGTTGACTCACGGGCTTCGCCCTGCGCGTTATACCCCGTGTACCAGTCCTTGTTGCCCTGGGCATGAATCACCAGACCCTGATGGATCCCCCGCAGCTGCGTGGCATTCTGCATCTGCTTCGCCACGATCCGCGTCCGGCCCAACGCAGGAAGCAGAATGCCGATCAGCAGCGCGATGATCGAAATCACCACCAGCAACTCGATGAGCGTAAATCCGCGGCGGGAACGTCCAGATAGGGGTTGAGTCGTCATGATGCAGATCCGTATTCGAAGGTGAAACCGAACACTCATAAAGTATAGCACTAATGCATCATTTTCAAGCCGACTTCAAGAAAAAGTTTGCCGGCCAGATGAGCCGACACAACAACAGGCTTAGCCCATTTCACGCGTTAGAAATGTGGCTCTAACGCTATAAATATCGTATGGTTGATGGGCCCAACGACGCGATCGCATCAGAATCGGATAACCTCTTATGCCCCGTCGACCCATCTTTACCGACGTCATGGACGTACTCGAGCGACGCATCCTCGAGGGCGATTACATGCTCAAAGACCTCCCAGGCGAACGAAAACTCGCCGAGGAAGTCGGCGTCAGCTACATGACCGCACGCAAGGCCGTCCTCGGACTCATCGAGAAAAACGTCCTCACCCGCAAAGACAACGGCGCACTCGCCATCCACCCCCGCTACCACGCCAAACAGTCTCGCTGTCAGGTCGCACTCCTCTCGCCCGCCTACCCCTCCGCCCACTTCATGCACTGCCGGCTCGCCATCTCACGATCCGCCGAGAAACACGACGTCCAGTTCCGGCCCGTCGAGTACATGCACTGGTACGACCCCGCCGTCAAAGAAGCACTCCAGGGATCCGACGGACTCCTCGTCATCCCCAGCACCGAACCCATGCCGCCCCAGGTCCTCAAGGAATTCGCCTCCCACGACCACAAGGTCGTCTTCCTCGACGACGACATGACCGACCATGGCATCCCCTCCATCCGACTCTTCGCACGCGACCACATCTCCACCCTCTTCGAACACCTCTGGGAACTCGGCCACCGCACCCTGCACTGCCTCAACGCACAGGGACACAACCCCGAGATCGACCGACGCATCTCGCACTGGCAGACCTGGCTCGAAGAGAAGGGGGGCAACGGCAAACTCTGGGACACCCCCGCCCCGCCCTACGACGACGTCATCTCCCACGCCTACCAGACCATGCGCCAACTCGTCGCCCAACGCAATGAAATCCAGGACGCCATCGTCTGCACCACACAGCCCGCTGCACTCGGCGCCATCAGAGCTTGCTACGAACAGGGACTCCGCATCGGCGAAGACGTCTCCATCTGCACCATCAACAACGAACCCACCGGCCGATACTTCTGCCCCACACTCACCGGACTCGAAATGCCCGACATCGAAGACCTCATGACCCACTGCTTCGCATGGTTCGCCGCCGATCACTCGGCATGGAAGGGCCCCCTCCGAATCGTCCCCGAGCACGCCCGACTCTTCAAAGGCGAATCCACCGGACACGCACGCGTCCACGCCTGATCACCCCAACACACAAAAAAACCGCTCGCCACACGCGGGGTGCGACGAGCGGCAGTGGTGTAACACGCAAAATCAATCAGCGACGACGGATCAGGCCGACACCCGCCAGCGCCAGCAGGGCAGCACTGCCCGGCTCAGGCGTAAACGCGATCTCCTGGAACGACACGTCATACACATTCGCCGTGTTCGTGCCCGGGTCGATCTGCAGGTGGAAGAACGTGATCGCCGTCACGTCCATGTGCTCGGGAATCTCAAACGTCAGCACGTTCAGGCCCGGCAGCACGCCATACGAACCCTGGAAATTCTCATCCACACCGCCCGGCTTCTCCGTCGCGATGCCCAGCCAGATACCAAGGCCCGCACCCGTGGGCTCGTCGTAGCTGTTCACCGTCAGCGTCAGCTGCGCCGTGCGGTTCAGGCCCGCATCAACGTTCGGATCAACGTCATAAAAACCGCCGCCCCAGCCGTTGCCGACAATCCGGTACTCCGTCGTATCGCCCTGGTCCACCCAGTTGCCGCCATACGAGTTGATGCCCGGGAAATCCACGAAGTCCTCAACGACGACGTTCGCAGAAGCCACGCCGCCAAGCGACAAGGCCACCGCACAAGATGTAAGAAGACGCGTTGCTGTCATGATCCTTCCTCCAGATCCTGAGGCCTGAACGGCCGGGTGATGGGTTAATGAACCGGCTAAACCATTCTGATACCCATAGCTTGCACGCTATATCTAACTCTGTCAACTAAAAAACGCACGTTCCCGAATCCTTCTCAAACACACCCCCGCCAGAGCCGCAAACCCCCACGCTACCGACGGCTCCGGGATCGAACCCGACCCGAAATTCACGGCCAGCAGCGAAAGGTCCAGCAGGTCCACGCGATCATCCGCGTTGAAATCCCCGTCGCCATGCTCAAACGGCCCAACACCTCCGAAATTCGCCGCCAGCACCGACAGGTCCAGCAGATTGACAGACCCATCCTCGTTCGCGTCCCCGATCAGCCACGGGTACGCCGTGAAGTAGAGCAACGCCTTCGCTTCATCCAGCCGAAGCGCCGCCAGATGCGACGCCACCGCGTCCAGACTCTGTTGCTTGTTCATGTCCCCCGACCACACCTTCCGCGCCTCGTAAAGCATCAGCACCAGCTCAAGATCATCAACGTCATACCCCACACCGCTGAAGCCCTGAAGAATCTCCAGGTAATCAAACCCCGTCTCGTACGTCGGCTCGAAAATCGTCCCCTCGCCGAAGTCATTCCACGTCGCCAGTTGCACGAACGACAGATCATCCGCATACCCCGCCGCCACGCCGAGCGTGTCGCTTAGCGTCTGCCCGTCAAGATGCGGGATCTCCGCATACCCCGCCCCCGCGCCACCCTCCGCATAAAAATCCACAAACCCCGGATACGCCACACCACCCGCTCGCTCCAGCGACGGAATCCGATGCCTGTAGAAATTGTCCAAATGCCCCAGGTGCCCGCCCGGATCAAAAATCCCGTTCGGGTAAGGCCACGCATACTCACCATCCGCCATCACCCCAGCGTCACCCGACTCGTACCAGAGCGTCAGAAAGTCAACGTTCTCGCCCCCGTGCGTCAGGATCTGCTGCCACTCATGCTGTGTCTCGAACGTGATCGGCCCGAACACCATCATCAACGGATCATCCCCCGGCCCCTGACGGATGTACCACGGGTTGCCAAAATAGTGATCACGCAGGTACGCCACGTTCGCCTGAGCCTGCCCCACGTTCGCCGAAAAGCGATCCTCCAGCACCACCGCGAACTCCATCCCGAAGTCGTCCATCTTCGCGACCAACGCATCCGAGTTGGTCAGCAGCAGATCGATGTCACCGTTCGTCCCCTCAACCCCGTACCAGTCGATCAACACACCATCCACCCCCGACAGCTTCATCAGCAGCAGGTGATACTCAATCACGTCCGGGTCGCTCGACGCGTAAGGCCCGATCAACGGATCGTAATGCGACGCAATATCCGGACGACCATCCGACGCCAGACGGTTCGGATCACGATTGTTCATCGTCCAGTGCCACCCCCAGCGATTCCCGCCCAGCGTCTCAGGCGTCTCGAACCACGGCATGTAATGCATGTACAGCCGCGTCGGGTTCGTCTTCGTCACCGCGACCGGCTCAGCCACCGCAGCCGAACCCACGACCAGCACCAACACCCAGACAACAGCAAACCTCACGCCGAGGCAGAACCACGACGTGAGGCAGAGATCAGTTCCATCCGATCGATCGGCCATAGGCACACGCATCACAAATAGTCACCTTCAGGCCGTGACAAACCACTCACCGACGACGACACAACAGGCCGCCCAGCAGCAGCAACGACGCCGACGCAGGCTCAGGAGCCGCCACGCCGCCCGCGTTGAAATTGCTCGCCAGGATCGACAGATCGAGCAGGTCCACCAGCCCGTCACCGTTGAAGTCACCATCCTCGACCGCATAAGGCGTATCCGTGCCCTCAAAGTTGCTCGCCAGCACCGACAGGTCCAGCAGATCAACCAGACCGTCGCCGTTCGCGTCGCCAGGCACCGACACCGTCGGAGCCACCAGACGCAGATTGTCAAAGGTCACATCGTAAAACTCCGTCGTGTTCGCGCCCGGATCGATCTGCAAGTGGAAGTAAGTCAGGTCCGAGATGTTCAGCAGGCCGTCTTCACCCTGCGCCGAGACCCACCAGTTGTCGTCCACAGACGCCGTCAGCGTATAACTCTCGCCGGGCAACAGACCGAACCATCCCTCGAAATCACCCACCGGCTGCCCGTAGTTGTACTGCGTGATGTCCTCGTCCACGAGCACCAGGATCACACCCAGACCCGCCTCCGGATCCGCCTCGTTCACCGTCACGTCCAACTCGATCACCGTGTTGCCCGTCGCATCAACGTTCGGGTCGATGTCGTAGTAGCCGCCGCCCCAGCCGATCGACTCCACGCCGAAATCATCCGGGCCCGACGTGAACGGATTGCCCAGACTCCAGTTCCCGTACGTCCCCTCCAACATGAAATCAGAAAAATCAGTGACCTCCGTCTGGGCCGCCGCCGAAGAAGTGAAGCTCAGCAGACACCCAACACCCGCGCACAACGCAATCCCAGCGGTTCGGTTGATCAACATGACGATTCTCCATTGAGTTGGCAGTCAGTAAATCGATGAAAACAATACAGATACAGGATACAAACCCGGCGGGCGACACCAGCGCAAGCCCATCGCAACCGCCTTAATCATAGCTTACATGCTATATCAAGTCGGTCAAGCGACAACTCATGTTTTCATCACCCCCGGACAAGATCAATCGCCACAAGTCACCGCCGCCGTCGATCCCTCAGCAGCACACCCGCCACCCCCCAGTGCTGCCTATGACCTGCCCCCCTCAATCTGATCCGTTTCTTAGACTTAGTTCTGAGGCATGGATCAAGGAGGATCAGGCATGGGACGGCAAACGTTTCTATCGCTGATGCGCCTTGGTCCGGATACGGTGGTACATATGAGTTCAAGGTATATGCCGTTTGTGCTGAGGGGGCGTGCAAAGGTCACGTTTTCGGGAGTTATAAATGGGGGGGGGTTCGCGTTAGGCCGTGGTTTATGTGGGCAACACATCAGAATTTTGCTGACTCATATGATCTAGGGCATAACGCAGGGCCGATACCATTTTGTGTCGACTTGCCATAGAGAATAGAGCAATATGATGAAGCGTCTAGATCCTCAAAAAAAAACCCCAGCTATTG
Coding sequences within:
- a CDS encoding glycoside hydrolase family 71/99 protein produces the protein MRLRILTLVLLVNVVCGGVVWAQADRESTPGKRLLMHYMPWYTTPEVREAWGGHWTGWGRHDPEDVDASGRRDVWSHYYPLIGTYDSADPDVIECQLLQMKLAGVDGVIVDWYGISDLYDYPDNHVGSQALFTVAARVGMTFAVCFEDRTVQSLVEQERLDEGDVAEHLTAMVRWLDLHWFRHAHYERVDGRPLLLNFGPIYVKDASAWEAALGSVAVRPVFFALHHLWRGVEGDGGFTWVHADAWEDSAGAEDVKRKLHQLFDYVSGGDPERVIVSAVPGFKDVYDRPMIELDHREGATLEASLAACMDGPWRIVQLVTWNDYGEGTVIEPTREFGYRFLEIIQAARREEAGIAFSFTAEDLRLPARLLELRRSGDVDRGALDAVADMISDGRCDEARRAMDRLER
- a CDS encoding type II secretion system protein — its product is MTTQPLSGRSRRGFTLIELLVVISIIALLIGILLPALGRTRIVAKQMQNATQLRGIHQGLVIHAQGNKDWYTGYNAQGEARESTRVGDVTLRAIGDTYWGTSIAHRLAETVASGYVTSEYLLHPSDPSEKYAYGGGDVDEYFDEKNFSYALNELGHPNHPRYEQNYLPAAVPAWRGTINGQTPVIADRLYKLIGNDEYDPDNYIGMYSNEPGQIEFGMAWNDGHTSVNSSVVVDNTVVHTIRNTKDLVYSRGHDSPVGNVQTGIESPHDPAEGSSIRMSSWNSMNLTQEAFYKLLDLEY
- a CDS encoding substrate-binding domain-containing protein; protein product: MPRRPIFTDVMDVLERRILEGDYMLKDLPGERKLAEEVGVSYMTARKAVLGLIEKNVLTRKDNGALAIHPRYHAKQSRCQVALLSPAYPSAHFMHCRLAISRSAEKHDVQFRPVEYMHWYDPAVKEALQGSDGLLVIPSTEPMPPQVLKEFASHDHKVVFLDDDMTDHGIPSIRLFARDHISTLFEHLWELGHRTLHCLNAQGHNPEIDRRISHWQTWLEEKGGNGKLWDTPAPPYDDVISHAYQTMRQLVAQRNEIQDAIVCTTQPAALGAIRACYEQGLRIGEDVSICTINNEPTGRYFCPTLTGLEMPDIEDLMTHCFAWFAADHSAWKGPLRIVPEHARLFKGESTGHARVHA
- a CDS encoding PEP-CTERM sorting domain-containing protein (PEP-CTERM proteins occur, often in large numbers, in the proteomes of bacteria that also encode an exosortase, a predicted intramembrane cysteine proteinase. The presence of a PEP-CTERM domain at a protein's C-terminus predicts cleavage within the sorting domain, followed by covalent anchoring to some some component of the (usually Gram-negative) cell surface. Many PEP-CTERM proteins exhibit an unusual sequence composition that includes large numbers of potential glycosylation sites. Expression of one such protein has been shown restore the ability of a bacterium to form floc, a type of biofilm.) — translated: MTATRLLTSCAVALSLGGVASANVVVEDFVDFPGINSYGGNWVDQGDTTEYRIVGNGWGGGFYDVDPNVDAGLNRTAQLTLTVNSYDEPTGAGLGIWLGIATEKPGGVDENFQGSYGVLPGLNVLTFEIPEHMDVTAITFFHLQIDPGTNTANVYDVSFQEIAFTPEPGSAALLALAGVGLIRRR
- a CDS encoding dockerin type I domain-containing protein — protein: MLINRTAGIALCAGVGCLLSFTSSAAAQTEVTDFSDFMLEGTYGNWSLGNPFTSGPDDFGVESIGWGGGYYDIDPNVDATGNTVIELDVTVNEADPEAGLGVILVLVDEDITQYNYGQPVGDFEGWFGLLPGESYTLTASVDDNWWVSAQGEDGLLNISDLTYFHLQIDPGANTTEFYDVTFDNLRLVAPTVSVPGDANGDGLVDLLDLSVLASNFEGTDTPYAVEDGDFNGDGLVDLLDLSILASNFNAGGVAAPEPASASLLLLGGLLCRRR